A region from the Rufibacter sp. DG15C genome encodes:
- a CDS encoding DUF3050 domain-containing protein — MPINHEKIQWLQEELKPHREALMQHALYESIQDLNNLRVFMEHHVFAVWDFMSLLKSLQRHLTCVEVPWVPFGNPANRRLINAIVLEEETDIDQDGQPISHFELYTRAMEECGADTSLMLEFLYGLQHGKSVYTQLENLPVPGNTQDFVKHTFQIIQSGQPHRIAAAFTFGREDVIPEMFRHLVSDLSRRYPGTVDTFQYYMDRHIHLDEEMHSPLAMQMVSILCGQDDEKWRQCHEEAVACYRMRLHLWDGVLAAILKA; from the coding sequence ATGCCCATCAACCATGAAAAGATTCAGTGGCTACAAGAGGAGTTGAAACCTCACCGCGAGGCCCTCATGCAGCACGCCCTCTATGAGAGCATCCAGGACTTGAATAACCTGCGGGTCTTCATGGAGCATCACGTGTTTGCGGTCTGGGACTTTATGAGCCTGCTCAAAAGCCTGCAGCGCCACCTCACCTGTGTAGAGGTGCCATGGGTGCCGTTCGGGAACCCTGCCAACCGCAGGCTCATCAACGCCATTGTGCTGGAAGAAGAAACAGACATTGACCAGGACGGACAGCCCATCAGCCATTTTGAACTCTACACCCGCGCCATGGAAGAGTGCGGCGCAGACACCAGCCTTATGTTAGAGTTCTTGTATGGGCTGCAGCATGGCAAGTCTGTGTACACCCAGTTAGAGAACCTGCCAGTGCCCGGCAACACCCAGGACTTTGTCAAGCACACCTTTCAAATCATCCAGAGCGGACAACCCCATCGCATTGCCGCCGCCTTTACCTTTGGTAGGGAGGATGTCATTCCAGAAATGTTCAGGCACTTGGTCAGTGACCTTAGCCGCCGCTACCCCGGCACGGTAGACACTTTTCAATACTACATGGACCGCCACATTCACCTGGATGAGGAAATGCATTCGCCGTTGGCCATGCAAATGGTTTCTATTCTCTGCGGCCAGGATGATGAGAAATGGAGGCAGTGCCATGAAGAGGCCGTGGCCTGTTACCGCATGCGCCTGCACCTCTGGGACGGCGTTTTAGCAGCCATCCTCAAAGCCTAG